The Vibrio nitrifigilis genome window below encodes:
- a CDS encoding ABC transporter permease gives MDQAYYLWLRFMRLLLVLVGLSIIIFVVARLVPGDPARIALGPLATPQQVQALHIKMGLDQSIVVQYFDYVTNLFHGDMGQSTVTDRPVLTDIIQALPATLELVIISVFFTAFIGMPLGILAAYKPNGVFDQFSRIFSLVGVVTPSFLIALVLQLIASLGWIDLPVTERVSASLNYHPGSTGLIFIDSALQGRWDVWLNALQHILLPAIALSAAGISQVMRITRSSMIEFSHREHVETLRACGVSKRKVNFKYLLRLSASAPLTILGLEFASLIGNAFVVEMVFSWPGVASYGVRSILHKDFNAVIGVVLVSGVFFIVINLLIDFVIGLVDPRVKLKGLSS, from the coding sequence ATGGACCAAGCCTATTACCTATGGCTGCGCTTTATGCGTTTGTTGCTGGTACTGGTCGGATTATCGATCATTATTTTTGTCGTCGCTCGTCTCGTACCCGGCGATCCAGCGCGTATTGCCCTCGGACCGTTAGCCACACCGCAGCAGGTGCAGGCTCTGCATATCAAAATGGGTCTCGATCAGTCGATAGTTGTACAGTATTTCGATTATGTGACTAACCTATTTCACGGTGATATGGGCCAATCAACGGTAACCGATCGCCCTGTCTTGACTGATATTATTCAAGCGCTTCCAGCAACATTAGAGCTTGTTATCATTTCAGTATTCTTTACTGCTTTTATCGGAATGCCTCTGGGGATTCTAGCGGCTTATAAACCCAATGGTGTATTTGATCAATTCTCACGAATATTCTCACTCGTTGGTGTAGTGACGCCGTCATTTTTAATTGCCTTAGTGCTACAACTGATTGCAAGCTTAGGTTGGATCGATCTTCCGGTCACCGAACGTGTCTCTGCTTCACTTAATTATCACCCAGGTAGTACTGGCCTGATTTTCATTGATAGTGCACTACAAGGTCGTTGGGATGTCTGGCTTAACGCGCTGCAACATATCTTACTGCCTGCCATCGCGCTTTCTGCCGCAGGTATCAGTCAGGTGATGCGGATCACTCGCTCTTCAATGATTGAATTTAGTCATCGTGAGCACGTTGAAACATTGCGGGCTTGCGGTGTTTCAAAACGAAAAGTGAATTTTAAATATCTACTGCGCCTTTCGGCGTCCGCGCCACTTACCATTCTGGGGTTGGAGTTTGCTTCGTTAATCGGTAACGCTTTTGTGGTGGAGATGGTGTTCTCTTGGCCGGGTGTTGCCAGCTATGGCGTGCGTTCTATTTTGCACAAAGATTTTAATGCGGTCATCGGTGTGGTGCTGGTTTCCGGTGTGTTCTTTATCGTGATTAACCTGTTGATCGACTTTGTCATCGGTCTTGTTGACCCGCGTGTGAAA
- a CDS encoding pyridoxal phosphate-dependent aminotransferase — protein sequence MSSSADLDISPIAQGLSESSIRTVANYGMTLPDVVPLWFGESDIPTPKFISEAAIASLQRDETRYTPNNGLPPLRQALSDYSNRLYDQTFTPDNIVVTVSGTDAVMLACQTCLSAGDKVVVITPVFPTLFATPELLGANVVPFALEQSENRFVLNLNALFAEAKDARAIVINSPNNPTGWAASQDEIKAIMEFSRANGIWIISDEVYNRHSYEQDCAPSFANEMQEDDKLLICNSFSKAWCMTGWRLGWLTLPQQLTPTITKLIEFNVSCAPAFVQHGGLAAITQGEAFVHQTLERFRQGRDLVQQYLGDIDGVTLYDMPATFYAFIKVKGLTDNSQPAILEMIEKHRVGVAPGEAFGAAGAGHLRICYGSHPDKLEQGLAGIRDYLINFTK from the coding sequence ATGAGTTCATCTGCTGATCTCGACATTAGTCCAATTGCCCAGGGGCTATCTGAATCATCTATCCGTACCGTCGCAAACTACGGTATGACACTGCCTGACGTAGTACCGCTTTGGTTTGGCGAATCTGATATTCCAACGCCGAAATTCATTTCTGAAGCAGCGATCGCGAGCCTGCAACGCGATGAAACTCGCTACACTCCCAATAATGGTTTACCTCCACTTCGCCAAGCGTTGAGTGATTACTCCAACCGCTTATACGACCAAACATTTACCCCCGATAATATTGTCGTCACCGTATCGGGGACAGACGCCGTAATGCTCGCGTGCCAAACCTGCTTATCTGCTGGTGACAAAGTCGTGGTTATCACCCCCGTGTTTCCTACGTTATTTGCGACACCAGAGCTTTTGGGCGCTAACGTGGTTCCTTTTGCTCTAGAACAGTCCGAAAATCGCTTTGTATTAAATTTGAATGCTCTATTCGCAGAAGCTAAAGACGCCCGTGCGATTGTAATTAATAGCCCTAATAACCCAACGGGCTGGGCGGCATCGCAAGATGAAATCAAAGCCATCATGGAATTTTCTCGTGCCAATGGTATTTGGATCATTTCCGACGAAGTGTATAACCGTCATAGTTACGAGCAGGACTGTGCACCTTCGTTTGCAAATGAAATGCAAGAAGATGACAAGTTGCTTATTTGCAACAGTTTTTCTAAAGCGTGGTGCATGACTGGTTGGCGTTTAGGCTGGCTAACCTTGCCACAGCAACTCACACCCACCATCACGAAATTAATTGAATTTAACGTGTCATGTGCCCCTGCTTTTGTGCAACACGGTGGTCTTGCTGCAATCACTCAAGGTGAAGCATTTGTTCATCAAACTCTTGAGCGCTTTCGTCAAGGTCGCGACCTTGTACAACAATACCTTGGTGATATCGACGGCGTGACTTTGTATGACATGCCAGCAACCTTTTACGCCTTTATCAAAGTCAAAGGGTTAACAGACAACAGTCAGCCCGCTATTTTAGAGATGATCGAAAAACACCGTGTCGGCGTCGCCCCAGGTGAAGCCTTCGGCGCAGCTGGCGCCGGCCACTTGCGTATTTGTTATGGCAGTCATCCAGACAAACTCGAACAAGGCCTAGCCGGCATCCGAGACTATCTCATCAACTTCACCAAATAA
- a CDS encoding transposase, translated as MTIARSQQVDVSITPYYHCVSRCVRRSFLCGVDSITGKSYEHRQRWVEQRIQQLAVIYCIDVCSYAVMSNHYHLVVHINREKALSLSNREVIMRWSREHQLHPLIIRYLNNDKLDKSSLDKCHEITACWRERLFSLSWMMKELNMSIAVKANKEDDCTGHFWEGRYKSQALLDEKALLAAMTYVDLNPVRAGIATTPEHSNHTSIKLRTLAVKTQVPERCLFKFTGNQAANSHQGLPFYLHDYLQWVDWVGKNIRKPNSASIPSYEPGILQRLGLEPHAFMSQCLAIEQRGRLWIGQKVQLTAAKSKLGKSRICGLVI; from the coding sequence ATGACAATAGCCAGAAGCCAACAAGTCGACGTATCGATTACACCCTACTATCACTGTGTGTCACGCTGTGTTCGTCGCTCGTTTCTTTGTGGGGTAGACTCAATTACTGGGAAAAGTTATGAACATCGCCAACGTTGGGTAGAGCAAAGAATTCAACAGCTTGCAGTCATTTACTGTATCGATGTCTGCTCCTACGCAGTGATGTCTAATCACTACCATCTCGTCGTCCATATCAATCGAGAAAAAGCGCTCTCATTATCGAATAGAGAAGTCATTATGCGCTGGAGTCGTGAACATCAACTTCACCCTCTGATTATCAGATACTTAAACAACGACAAGTTAGATAAATCCAGTTTAGATAAATGCCATGAAATTACTGCCTGTTGGCGGGAACGCTTATTTTCTCTTAGTTGGATGATGAAAGAACTCAACATGTCGATTGCAGTCAAAGCGAATAAAGAAGACGATTGCACCGGACATTTTTGGGAGGGTCGATACAAATCCCAAGCTTTGTTAGATGAAAAGGCACTACTCGCCGCAATGACCTATGTTGATCTCAATCCAGTGCGTGCAGGAATTGCAACTACCCCCGAACATTCCAACCACACCTCCATTAAATTACGGACTTTGGCGGTAAAGACGCAAGTACCTGAGCGGTGCTTGTTTAAATTTACTGGTAATCAAGCCGCCAATTCACATCAAGGACTTCCCTTTTATCTGCACGATTATCTTCAGTGGGTCGATTGGGTTGGCAAAAACATACGCAAACCTAACTCCGCTTCGATTCCATCATATGAGCCAGGTATTTTACAAAGATTAGGTTTAGAACCACACGCTTTTATGAGTCAGTGTCTAGCCATAGAACAACGTGGAAGGCTATGGATAGGTCAAAAAGTTCAGCTAACTGCAGCGAAATCGAAACTCGGTAAATCGAGAATATGCGGTCTAGTTATTTGA
- a CDS encoding histidine-type phosphatase yields the protein MSIKQAMPIAAALLMGLMGSISSASASEWTLDKVVSLSRHGVRPQTNTEKLDKATGKSWPKFEVADGTLTGHGYTGIWQQAKYQLKQWNDEGLNITHHCSSQEQVFLWTSPSQRIIATGKAMADGMFPGCGIAPLHVNAEYGPLFELYHLHAMHADPAVMKKQIMARIGDPKQAAEKYQKDVEALRHTVCAQYSCEFLDKKWGIKFKDTGKPSLKGPGKVGATIGETIRLQYSDNLPIKDVAFGHGKDAASVKALMGIHAAQYDLALTTPEFAAHSGSLLMKQMVSAIAAGTPLAKQWHGDKRLERPLVMLVGHDSNIAEIQTMLGFSWSLPQYPSNDIPPGGTLSMARFHKSGSDKEFVRVRFTARTLDQWRSLAPLNASNPLPYADLNFKGCESTDVGVLCPIDAVVKRATHLLVKDGSELPVFKS from the coding sequence ATGAGTATAAAGCAAGCAATGCCTATCGCAGCTGCGCTACTGATGGGCCTAATGGGCAGTATTTCTTCGGCATCTGCAAGTGAATGGACACTGGATAAAGTTGTTTCTTTATCTCGCCATGGCGTGCGGCCACAAACTAATACTGAAAAGCTTGATAAAGCCACTGGTAAATCATGGCCTAAGTTTGAAGTGGCCGATGGCACTCTGACTGGCCATGGATATACAGGTATTTGGCAGCAGGCAAAATATCAGCTTAAGCAGTGGAATGATGAAGGGTTAAATATCACTCATCACTGTTCGTCACAGGAGCAAGTTTTCCTTTGGACCAGCCCATCGCAACGTATTATTGCAACGGGTAAAGCGATGGCGGATGGAATGTTCCCAGGCTGTGGTATCGCGCCGCTTCATGTTAATGCGGAATATGGCCCACTGTTTGAACTGTATCATTTGCATGCGATGCATGCCGATCCTGCGGTCATGAAAAAACAGATCATGGCACGCATTGGTGACCCTAAGCAAGCAGCTGAAAAATATCAAAAAGATGTGGAAGCTCTACGACACACTGTCTGCGCTCAATATAGCTGCGAGTTTTTAGATAAAAAATGGGGCATAAAATTCAAAGATACAGGTAAGCCGTCATTAAAAGGTCCTGGTAAAGTTGGGGCGACAATTGGTGAAACTATTCGTCTGCAATACAGCGACAACTTACCAATTAAAGATGTGGCATTTGGTCATGGAAAAGATGCAGCGTCAGTCAAAGCGTTAATGGGTATTCATGCCGCTCAATACGATTTAGCCCTGACTACGCCTGAATTTGCTGCTCATAGTGGCTCTTTACTGATGAAGCAAATGGTGTCTGCTATTGCTGCTGGCACACCATTGGCAAAACAGTGGCACGGTGATAAACGCTTGGAGCGTCCACTTGTCATGTTAGTCGGACATGACAGTAATATTGCTGAGATCCAAACCATGCTTGGTTTTAGCTGGTCGTTACCGCAATACCCAAGTAATGATATTCCTCCTGGTGGTACATTGAGCATGGCTCGTTTCCACAAGTCTGGCAGTGATAAAGAGTTTGTACGAGTGCGCTTCACCGCTAGAACGTTGGACCAATGGCGCTCATTAGCTCCATTAAATGCCAGTAATCCGCTACCGTACGCTGATTTAAATTTCAAAGGCTGTGAAAGTACCGATGTCGGTGTACTTTGCCCAATCGATGCGGTTGTAAAACGAGCAACGCATTTATTAGTCAAAGATGGCTCAGAGCTACCGGTATTTAAATCTTAG
- a CDS encoding oligogalacturonate-specific porin KdgM family protein has product MKPYNVLAIALLGMAAASSVQAASFSYGHKYEDVSKGHTDEVKLSQDFDSGIGASLKLKFQPAEEESGDAGIAFHDLRWDETAIGLNYSYDVSDTVSIEPGFSWARKQDKYKYKPYLKLKYGFAPNWELSSRYRYEITDYAYKETRHKNRFDAGLSRKFDDLKVSYTYTYYRGDSELFDNKKNDYQQEVEFQYKVTKRFSPFVSFTNKSVSDDSDQRQTEFEVGMKYKI; this is encoded by the coding sequence ATGAAACCATATAACGTGTTAGCAATTGCGCTATTGGGAATGGCAGCGGCTTCATCAGTACAAGCAGCAAGCTTCTCTTATGGTCATAAATACGAAGATGTATCGAAAGGTCATACCGATGAAGTGAAATTGAGCCAAGATTTTGATTCCGGTATTGGTGCTTCTTTAAAATTGAAGTTTCAACCTGCAGAAGAAGAAAGTGGTGATGCAGGGATTGCATTCCATGATTTACGTTGGGATGAAACGGCAATTGGGTTGAATTATTCTTACGATGTTTCTGATACAGTTTCTATTGAACCAGGTTTTTCTTGGGCACGAAAACAAGACAAATACAAATACAAACCGTATTTGAAACTGAAATACGGATTTGCGCCTAATTGGGAGTTATCATCTCGCTACCGCTATGAAATCACAGACTATGCCTATAAAGAAACGCGCCATAAGAATCGTTTTGATGCGGGCCTTAGTCGTAAGTTCGATGATTTGAAAGTCAGTTACACCTACACCTATTATCGTGGTGATTCTGAGTTGTTTGATAATAAGAAAAATGATTATCAACAAGAAGTCGAATTTCAATATAAAGTGACGAAACGTTTCTCACCATTTGTTTCTTTTACCAATAAATCAGTAAGTGACGACAGCGATCAACGTCAAACTGAATTTGAAGTTGGTATGAAATATAAGATTTAG
- a CDS encoding TonB-dependent receptor domain-containing protein encodes MHLNSPFIRTPLALAIGSLIASVSFNALAADDAKTSDNDNTQEVVKVWATKISNDSSLLTDDIEAKQADHLSDLLRDQPGIDVGGSHSTVQSLNVRGVDESDLDITIDGVTQANNMFHHTGNLLINADILKAVDIQLGTNSVLTNGLSGGVAFETKDAKDLLRPGEKFGARLHGNYGSNDYFASSVTLYSQLNDQFDAMAYYTLTDKNNPDNGDGDTIEGNEGKIKDGVIKLGWDINDTNRVELSYDKYKDKGDYYLRSNFGSSFNVARGTATQEIEYTRETMSLAYEIDHGDALNLRSTFYNNKIEYAPSSTSSGISEHTGFKVLAESNLTLAEMNHDLRYGLDGNHQTSYKDSSTSTGQKDRANSFAMYAEDDIQLAEGFYLKPGVRFNYYNVDMYSTDSVEGLDKTYQHFTFGLASRYLLNDQWTVKASSTQLFKGPELRESFVKGNTSIDQDVKAETGLNNEVGVAFQDNDLFWMDRVGFSTNLFRTHIKNYIQDWASGKGEYTNDGDYTIHGFESELSARKGNLSARLTYSHSNSRNDETGESLLYEVGDSISFGLNYLIPEYDLTVNWTTMMSLDLKPDTDDDTFKEGYDVHDISVTWMPEQYDRLSVTAGVENIFNELYYSQASYTSGSIKDYEPGRNVKVSVAYTF; translated from the coding sequence ATGCACCTTAATTCCCCTTTTATTCGTACCCCTTTAGCATTAGCGATCGGTTCGCTGATTGCCTCTGTCTCTTTCAACGCTCTAGCGGCTGATGATGCAAAAACGTCTGACAACGACAACACTCAAGAAGTCGTTAAAGTCTGGGCAACAAAAATCAGTAATGATTCATCACTGCTAACCGATGATATTGAAGCAAAACAAGCCGACCACTTAAGTGATTTATTACGTGATCAACCCGGTATCGATGTCGGTGGCTCGCACTCAACAGTGCAGTCATTGAACGTACGTGGCGTGGATGAATCAGACCTAGATATTACGATTGATGGTGTGACTCAAGCGAACAACATGTTCCACCACACGGGTAACCTTTTAATCAACGCAGATATTTTAAAAGCAGTTGATATTCAACTCGGTACAAACTCTGTTCTGACTAATGGTCTTTCAGGTGGCGTTGCTTTTGAAACTAAAGACGCGAAAGATCTCCTTCGCCCCGGCGAGAAATTTGGCGCTCGTCTGCACGGTAACTACGGAAGTAACGACTACTTTGCATCTTCTGTGACCTTGTATTCACAGTTGAATGATCAATTTGATGCAATGGCATACTACACACTAACAGACAAAAACAATCCGGATAATGGTGACGGCGATACCATTGAAGGTAACGAAGGTAAGATCAAAGATGGTGTGATCAAGCTGGGTTGGGATATTAACGACACTAACAGAGTAGAACTCAGCTACGACAAATATAAAGATAAAGGTGATTATTACCTACGCTCAAACTTCGGCAGTTCCTTTAACGTTGCTCGTGGTACGGCAACACAAGAGATTGAGTACACTCGTGAAACCATGTCTTTAGCGTATGAAATTGATCATGGCGACGCACTGAACTTACGTTCAACTTTCTACAACAACAAAATAGAATACGCGCCATCTTCTACCTCATCTGGTATTTCTGAACATACTGGTTTTAAAGTTTTGGCGGAATCAAATCTCACCCTGGCAGAGATGAACCACGATTTACGTTATGGGTTAGATGGCAACCACCAAACCTCTTACAAAGACAGTTCGACATCGACTGGTCAGAAAGACCGTGCAAACTCGTTTGCTATGTATGCTGAAGATGATATTCAACTGGCAGAGGGCTTTTATCTAAAACCAGGTGTGCGCTTTAACTATTACAACGTTGATATGTATTCAACCGATTCAGTAGAAGGCCTAGATAAAACTTATCAGCACTTCACGTTCGGTTTAGCCAGCCGTTACTTACTGAACGACCAATGGACAGTGAAAGCAAGTTCTACTCAGTTATTTAAAGGCCCAGAGTTACGCGAAAGCTTTGTGAAAGGTAATACCTCGATTGACCAAGATGTTAAAGCAGAAACAGGTCTTAACAATGAAGTCGGCGTTGCGTTCCAAGACAACGACCTATTCTGGATGGATCGTGTCGGCTTCTCGACTAACCTGTTCCGCACTCACATCAAGAACTACATTCAAGATTGGGCGAGCGGTAAAGGTGAATACACCAATGATGGCGACTACACCATTCACGGCTTCGAATCAGAGCTATCAGCACGTAAAGGCAACCTGTCAGCACGTCTAACCTATTCACACTCAAACTCTCGTAATGATGAGACTGGCGAGTCACTGCTTTACGAAGTGGGCGACAGCATTTCATTCGGTTTGAACTACCTGATTCCAGAGTACGATCTAACGGTTAACTGGACGACAATGATGTCTCTTGATCTGAAACCTGACACTGACGACGACACATTCAAAGAAGGTTACGATGTTCATGACATCTCGGTTACTTGGATGCCAGAACAATATGATCGCCTATCGGTCACTGCAGGTGTTGAAAACATCTTCAACGAACTGTACTACTCACAAGCTTCATACACTTCTGGTTCAATTAAAGATTACGAACCAGGCCGAAATGTAAAAGTATCTGTGGCATACACGTTCTAA
- a CDS encoding LysR family transcriptional regulator, translating into MINRIDINLLVVLNKLLEEKHVSNTAFSLNMSQPKVSRSLQKLRELFGDELLVRTSNGYELTPKAVNIQSNVSHVLHNLNSLFQTDTFIPAESDDKIRLYALPSTSNLVIPDVVAKANQLAPNMVLDINSTAKDHFAALLSGDIHFAISTTTPKSGEQDLYRIPLFNWDHCLLMREDHPLAQQELTVNNLLDYQYGHISVNNTCKYSFENQFSELGLLTGQRQFKTVIQLTDFVSAAGIAEKTDILFYVPHRLAEQACIGRKLITRNVPETLNYPSESVYLYWHKRYHSDPMCIWFRSLFKKPTESEPLTVEPQWNDIKSDHHFIYSSKIANA; encoded by the coding sequence ATGATCAATCGTATTGATATCAACTTATTAGTAGTTCTAAATAAGTTATTAGAAGAAAAACACGTCTCCAACACCGCTTTTTCACTGAATATGAGCCAACCTAAAGTCAGTCGCTCATTACAAAAACTACGCGAACTCTTTGGCGATGAACTGCTTGTACGTACATCAAATGGCTATGAGTTAACCCCCAAAGCGGTAAACATTCAAAGCAATGTCAGTCACGTATTACACAATTTAAATTCACTTTTTCAAACAGATACGTTCATACCCGCAGAGAGTGACGACAAAATTCGCTTGTATGCGCTGCCTTCTACATCCAATTTGGTTATCCCTGATGTGGTTGCCAAAGCCAATCAGCTCGCCCCTAACATGGTGCTAGATATTAATTCTACGGCTAAAGATCACTTTGCAGCCCTGCTCTCAGGAGATATTCATTTTGCCATCTCGACCACAACACCTAAAAGTGGCGAACAAGATCTCTATCGCATTCCCTTATTTAACTGGGATCACTGCTTATTGATGCGTGAAGATCACCCGTTAGCACAGCAAGAATTGACAGTGAATAACCTGCTGGATTACCAATATGGACACATTTCTGTCAACAATACCTGTAAGTATTCGTTTGAAAACCAATTCAGCGAGTTAGGGTTATTAACTGGGCAACGTCAATTTAAGACGGTCATTCAATTAACCGATTTTGTCTCAGCGGCAGGAATCGCAGAAAAAACCGATATTCTGTTCTATGTGCCGCACCGATTGGCAGAGCAAGCTTGCATAGGAAGAAAACTGATCACCAGAAATGTCCCTGAAACGCTCAACTATCCAAGTGAGTCTGTCTATCTATATTGGCACAAGCGTTATCACAGTGATCCCATGTGTATTTGGTTTCGCTCGCTATTTAAAAAGCCAACTGAAAGCGAGCCACTGACCGTTGAACCGCAATGGAACGACATCAAATCTGATCACCACTTTATCTATTCGAGCAAAATAGCAAACGCTTAA